One genomic region from Phycisphaerae bacterium encodes:
- a CDS encoding glucuronate isomerase, with translation FQTALRIDPLLTGWPSASKRLADWGYPVRGDLGSGDLDGVRRFLDDWIARMKPRYMAVSLSPAFRFPEDGSCGRLIEECILPVARQAGIPFALMIGVRRQVNPGLRLAGDGVGAADVQAVSELCMRHPDNRFLVTMLSRQNQHELCVTARKLPNLHVFGCWWFLNNPSMIEEMTRQRFELLGLSHTPQHSDARVLDQLIYKWSHSRAVIAEVLADKYVDLARAGWQVTAAEVRRDVAGLFGGTFEQFCATAKS, from the coding sequence CTTCCAGACCGCGCTGCGGATCGATCCTCTGCTCACCGGCTGGCCATCGGCGTCGAAGCGTCTGGCCGATTGGGGTTACCCGGTTCGCGGCGATTTGGGGTCCGGCGACCTCGATGGCGTGCGGCGTTTTCTCGACGATTGGATCGCCCGGATGAAGCCACGGTACATGGCCGTCTCGCTCAGTCCGGCGTTTCGCTTCCCGGAGGACGGTTCGTGCGGACGCCTGATCGAGGAGTGCATTCTGCCGGTTGCCCGGCAGGCGGGGATTCCGTTCGCCCTGATGATTGGCGTTCGCCGGCAGGTGAACCCTGGTCTTCGGCTTGCCGGCGACGGAGTGGGTGCGGCCGACGTTCAGGCGGTCAGCGAGTTGTGCATGCGTCACCCCGACAACCGCTTCCTCGTCACCATGCTCTCACGCCAAAACCAGCATGAACTCTGCGTGACGGCTCGAAAGCTGCCTAATCTCCACGTATTCGGTTGCTGGTGGTTCCTGAACAACCCGAGCATGATCGAGGAGATGACTCGCCAGCGGTTCGAGCTCCTTGGACTCTCGCATACTCCACAGCACTCTGATGCCCGCGTGCTGGACCAGCTCATCTACAAGTGGTCGCACTCCCGCGCGGTCATCGCCGAGGTGCTGGCCGACAAGTACGTGGATCTCGCCCGCGCGGGCTGGCAGGTGACGGCGGCGGAAGTGCGGCGCGACGTGGCTGGCCTGTTCGGAGGCACGTTCGAGCAGTTCTGTGCGACAGCCAAGTCGTAG